The following proteins are encoded in a genomic region of Hyla sarda isolate aHylSar1 chromosome 3, aHylSar1.hap1, whole genome shotgun sequence:
- the SRSF7 gene encoding serine/arginine-rich splicing factor 7 isoform X2, producing MSRYGRYSGEAKVYVGNLGTGAGKGELERAFSYYGPLRTVWIARNPPGFAFVEFEDTRDAEDAVRGLDGKVICGSRVRVELSTGMPRRSRYDRPPARRPFDPSDRCYECGEKGHYAYDCQRYSRRRRSRSRSRSYSRSRGRRYSRSRSRSRGRRSRSGSPRRSRSGSPRRSRSVTPRRSRSPSVKRSRSRSRSRSRSVSRPRSRSKSRSASPKRSRSPSRSPRRSISPERNG from the exons ATGTCGCGGTACGGGCGGTATAGTGGAG AAGCCAAAGTCTATGTTGGTAATCTAGGAACCGGGGCTGGCAAAGGAGAATTGGAGCGTGCGTTTAGTTACTACGGTCCACTGCGTACAGTTTGGATTGCTCGCAACCCTCCTGGCTTTGCTTTTGTAGAGTTTGAAGACACACGGGATGCTGAAGATGCTGTGCGAGGCTTAGATGGAAA GGTTATCTGTGGGTCAAGAGTAAGAGTAGAACTGTCTACAGGCATGCCACGACGCTCTCGTTATGACAGACCCCCAGCACGGCGTCCTTTTGATCCAAGTGATAGATGTTATGAGTGTGGTGAAAAGGGTCACTATGCTTATGACTGTCAAAGATACAGCAGGCGCAGGAGAAGCAG ATCCAGGTCCCGTTCTTACTCAAGATCCCGGGGAAGGCGTTATTCTCGTTCAAGAAGCAGAAGCCGTGGAAGGAG GTCTAGGTCTGGATCCCCTCGTAGATCAAGATCTGGCTCTCCTCGTAGGTCAAGATCTGTCACTCCACGCAGATCCCGATCTCCTTCAGTTAAAAGATCCAG GTCTAGGTCTCGCTCAAGGTCCAGGTCTGTGTCACGCCCTCGAAGCAG ATCAAAGTCACGATCAGCTTCTCCCAAAAGAAG CCGCTCGCCGTCCCGAAGCCCACGAAGGAGCATCAGCCCGGAAAGGAATGGCTag
- the SRSF7 gene encoding serine/arginine-rich splicing factor 7 isoform X1, which translates to MPQPRSISSGRGHSSSDEAKVYVGNLGTGAGKGELERAFSYYGPLRTVWIARNPPGFAFVEFEDTRDAEDAVRGLDGKVICGSRVRVELSTGMPRRSRYDRPPARRPFDPSDRCYECGEKGHYAYDCQRYSRRRRSRSRSRSYSRSRGRRYSRSRSRSRGRRSRSGSPRRSRSGSPRRSRSVTPRRSRSPSVKRSRSRSRSRSRSVSRPRSRSKSRSASPKRSRSPSRSPRRSISPERNG; encoded by the exons ATGCCTCAACCAAGAAGCATATCAAGCGGAAGGGGCCACAGTTCTAGCGACG AAGCCAAAGTCTATGTTGGTAATCTAGGAACCGGGGCTGGCAAAGGAGAATTGGAGCGTGCGTTTAGTTACTACGGTCCACTGCGTACAGTTTGGATTGCTCGCAACCCTCCTGGCTTTGCTTTTGTAGAGTTTGAAGACACACGGGATGCTGAAGATGCTGTGCGAGGCTTAGATGGAAA GGTTATCTGTGGGTCAAGAGTAAGAGTAGAACTGTCTACAGGCATGCCACGACGCTCTCGTTATGACAGACCCCCAGCACGGCGTCCTTTTGATCCAAGTGATAGATGTTATGAGTGTGGTGAAAAGGGTCACTATGCTTATGACTGTCAAAGATACAGCAGGCGCAGGAGAAGCAG ATCCAGGTCCCGTTCTTACTCAAGATCCCGGGGAAGGCGTTATTCTCGTTCAAGAAGCAGAAGCCGTGGAAGGAG GTCTAGGTCTGGATCCCCTCGTAGATCAAGATCTGGCTCTCCTCGTAGGTCAAGATCTGTCACTCCACGCAGATCCCGATCTCCTTCAGTTAAAAGATCCAG GTCTAGGTCTCGCTCAAGGTCCAGGTCTGTGTCACGCCCTCGAAGCAG ATCAAAGTCACGATCAGCTTCTCCCAAAAGAAG CCGCTCGCCGTCCCGAAGCCCACGAAGGAGCATCAGCCCGGAAAGGAATGGCTag
- the SRSF7 gene encoding serine/arginine-rich splicing factor 7 isoform X3, which yields MPQPRSISSGRGHSSSDEAKVYVGNLGTGAGKGELERAFSYYGPLRTVWIARNPPGFAFVEFEDTRDAEDAVRGLDGKVICGSRVRVELSTGMPRRSRYDRPPARRPFDPSDRCYECGEKGHYAYDCQRYSRRRRSRSRSRSYSRSRGRRYSRSRSRSRGRRSRSGSPRRSRSGSPRRSRSVTPRRSRSPSVKRSR from the exons ATGCCTCAACCAAGAAGCATATCAAGCGGAAGGGGCCACAGTTCTAGCGACG AAGCCAAAGTCTATGTTGGTAATCTAGGAACCGGGGCTGGCAAAGGAGAATTGGAGCGTGCGTTTAGTTACTACGGTCCACTGCGTACAGTTTGGATTGCTCGCAACCCTCCTGGCTTTGCTTTTGTAGAGTTTGAAGACACACGGGATGCTGAAGATGCTGTGCGAGGCTTAGATGGAAA GGTTATCTGTGGGTCAAGAGTAAGAGTAGAACTGTCTACAGGCATGCCACGACGCTCTCGTTATGACAGACCCCCAGCACGGCGTCCTTTTGATCCAAGTGATAGATGTTATGAGTGTGGTGAAAAGGGTCACTATGCTTATGACTGTCAAAGATACAGCAGGCGCAGGAGAAGCAG ATCCAGGTCCCGTTCTTACTCAAGATCCCGGGGAAGGCGTTATTCTCGTTCAAGAAGCAGAAGCCGTGGAAGGAG GTCTAGGTCTGGATCCCCTCGTAGATCAAGATCTGGCTCTCCTCGTAGGTCAAGATCTGTCACTCCACGCAGATCCCGATCTCCTTCAGTTAAAAGATCCAGGTAa